The Triticum aestivum cultivar Chinese Spring chromosome 7B, IWGSC CS RefSeq v2.1, whole genome shotgun sequence genome window below encodes:
- the LOC123158975 gene encoding probable xyloglucan endotransglucosylase/hydrolase protein 23: MARMAASVLAILLASCALAAASFDKEFDITWGDGRGKIPNNGQLLTLGLDKVSGSGFQSKHEYLFGKIDMQLKLVPGNSAGTVTAYYLPSQGPTHDEIDFEFLGNVTGEPYTLHTNVFTQGQGQREQQFRLWFDPTNDFHTYSILWNPKHIIFMVDDMPIRDFKNLEGKGIAFPKNQPMRLYSSLWNADDWATQGGRVKTDWSHAPFSASYRGFKADACVVTAGGRPHSGAIFGTKVAPGTGAAGEWYNQELDLTRQQRMRWVQSNYMIYNYCTDPKRFAKGVPAECSM; this comes from the exons ATGGCTCGCATGGCGGCGTCGGTGCTAGCGATCTTGCTAGCCTCTTGTgccctggcggcggcgagcttcgacaAGGAGTTCGACATCACCTGGGGCGACGGGCGCGGCAAGATTCCGAACAACGGCCAGCTCCTGACGCTGGGGCTGGACAAGGTGTCTGGCTCCGGGTTCCAGTCCAAGCACGAGTACCTGTTCGGCAAGATCGACATGCAGCTCAAGCTCGTCCCCGGCAACTCCGCCGGCACCGTCACCGCCTACTAC CTGCCGTCGCAGGGTCCGACGCACGACGAGATCGACTTCGAGTTCCTTGGCAACGTCACCGGCGAGCCGTACACGCTGCACACCAACGTGTTCACGCAGGGGCAGGGCCAGCGGGAGCAGCAGTTCCGCCTCTGGTTCGATCCTACCAATGACTTCCACACCTACTCCATCCTCTGGAACCCCAAGCACATCAT CTTCATGGTGGACGACATGCCAATCAGGGACTTCAAGAACCTTGAGGGAAAGGGCATCGCCTTCCCCAAGAACCAGCCCATGCGACTCTACTCCAGCCTCTGGAACGCCGACGACTGGGCCACGCAGGGCGGCCGCGTCAAGACGGACTGGTCCCACGCCCCATTTTCCGCCTCCTACCGCGGATTCAAGGCCGACGCGTGCGTGGTGACCGCGGGCGGCCGGCCTCACAGCGGCGCCATTTTCGGCACGAAGGTCGCCCCCGGCACAGGCGCGGCGGGCGAGTGGTACAACCAGGAGCTGGATCTGACGCGGCAGCAGCGAATGCGGTGGGTGCAGAGCAACTACATGATCTACAACTACTGCACCGACCCCAAGCGCTTCGCCAAGGGCGTCCCCGCCGAATGCTCCATGTAG